A single Falco naumanni isolate bFalNau1 chromosome 20, bFalNau1.pat, whole genome shotgun sequence DNA region contains:
- the NUDT17 gene encoding nucleoside diphosphate-linked moiety X motif 17 isoform X2: MAGLARVLVHVRRGGAGRGAGRPAAFGQSVTGTFCAAHEDAAVVTCGLDGGRFLISDVAFPGSTTTLLKRPSFCPAKCLGQRPELTPPAELRGRGVAAGVAVLLQASTGRILLTRRASTLSIFPNVWVPPGGHVEPDEELLDVGLRELEEETGLRLDAGTFSWRMLGLWESIYPPMLSRGLPRRHHIVTYLLLLSAEPHEQLEARMRPSESEVSAYAWLEPPILEAIAATEDGADSVGSVPDTLPATVSITELRDGSARSTQLPTATLLRVAPAHGEDVERVSTGTKFALQRWLEPPGPRAVPHHRE; encoded by the exons ATGGCGGGGCTGGCGCGCGTGCTGGTGCAcgtgcggcggggcggggcggggcgcggcgcaGGGCGGCCCGCGGCCTTCGGGCAG agcgTCACCGGCACCTTCTGCGCCGCACACGAGGACGCGGCTGTGGTGACCTGCGGGCTGGATGGCGGCCGCTTCCTCATCTCCGACGTGGCCTTCCCCggctccaccaccaccctcctCAAG AGACCCTCCTTCTGCCCCGCCAAGTGCCTGGGGCAGCGGCCGGAGCTGACCCCCCCCGCCGagctgcggggccggggggtggCCGCGGGGGTGGCGGTGCTGCTGCAGGCCAGCACCGGCCGCATCCTGCTCACGCGCCGCGCCAGCACCCTCAGCATCTTCCCCAACGTCTGGGTGCCGCCCG GTGGGCACGTGGAGCCGGATGAGGAG CTGCTGGACGtggggctgcgggagctggaggaggagacGGGGCTGCGCCTGGACGCGGGGACCTTCTCCTGGAGGATGCTCGGCCTCTGGGAG TCCATCTACCCGCCCATGCTGAGCCGGGGGCTGCCGCGCCGCCACCACATCGTCAcctacctgctgctgctctccgcCGAGCCCCACGAGCAGCTGGAG GCCAGGATGCGGCCCAGCGAGAGTGAGGTGAGCGCCTACGCCTGGCTGGAGCCCCCCATCCTAGAGGCCATCGCAGCCACCGAGGACGGAGCAGACAGCGTGGGAAGCGTCCCCGACACGCTGCCGGCCACCGTCAG CATCACGGAGCTGCGTGATGGCAGTGCCCgcagcacccagctccccaCCGCCACGCTCCTGCGCGTGGCCCCAGCCCACGGGGAGGACGTGGAGCGCGTCAGCACCGGCACCAAGTTCGCTCTTCAGCGCTGGCTGGAGCCCCCGGGCCCAAGGGCAGTGCCACACCACAGGGAATAA
- the NUDT17 gene encoding nucleoside diphosphate-linked moiety X motif 17 isoform X1: MLVAIAVPRYWPSRWPSRCHGTGHAPPPPQSVTGTFCAAHEDAAVVTCGLDGGRFLISDVAFPGSTTTLLKRPSFCPAKCLGQRPELTPPAELRGRGVAAGVAVLLQASTGRILLTRRASTLSIFPNVWVPPGGHVEPDEELLDVGLRELEEETGLRLDAGTFSWRMLGLWESIYPPMLSRGLPRRHHIVTYLLLLSAEPHEQLEARMRPSESEVSAYAWLEPPILEAIAATEDGADSVGSVPDTLPATVSITELRDGSARSTQLPTATLLRVAPAHGEDVERVSTGTKFALQRWLEPPGPRAVPHHRE, from the exons atgctggtggCCATCGCGGTGCCACGGTACTGGCCATCGCGGTGGCCATCGCGGTGCCACGGCACAGgccacgcccccccccccccccagagcgTCACCGGCACCTTCTGCGCCGCACACGAGGACGCGGCTGTGGTGACCTGCGGGCTGGATGGCGGCCGCTTCCTCATCTCCGACGTGGCCTTCCCCggctccaccaccaccctcctCAAG AGACCCTCCTTCTGCCCCGCCAAGTGCCTGGGGCAGCGGCCGGAGCTGACCCCCCCCGCCGagctgcggggccggggggtggCCGCGGGGGTGGCGGTGCTGCTGCAGGCCAGCACCGGCCGCATCCTGCTCACGCGCCGCGCCAGCACCCTCAGCATCTTCCCCAACGTCTGGGTGCCGCCCG GTGGGCACGTGGAGCCGGATGAGGAG CTGCTGGACGtggggctgcgggagctggaggaggagacGGGGCTGCGCCTGGACGCGGGGACCTTCTCCTGGAGGATGCTCGGCCTCTGGGAG TCCATCTACCCGCCCATGCTGAGCCGGGGGCTGCCGCGCCGCCACCACATCGTCAcctacctgctgctgctctccgcCGAGCCCCACGAGCAGCTGGAG GCCAGGATGCGGCCCAGCGAGAGTGAGGTGAGCGCCTACGCCTGGCTGGAGCCCCCCATCCTAGAGGCCATCGCAGCCACCGAGGACGGAGCAGACAGCGTGGGAAGCGTCCCCGACACGCTGCCGGCCACCGTCAG CATCACGGAGCTGCGTGATGGCAGTGCCCgcagcacccagctccccaCCGCCACGCTCCTGCGCGTGGCCCCAGCCCACGGGGAGGACGTGGAGCGCGTCAGCACCGGCACCAAGTTCGCTCTTCAGCGCTGGCTGGAGCCCCCGGGCCCAAGGGCAGTGCCACACCACAGGGAATAA